The DNA sequence AAGGGCATGGGCGGCGCGATGGACCTCGTCCACGGCGCCCGGCGGGTCATCGTGCTGATGGAGCACACCGCCAAGGACGGCTCCCCGAAGATCCTGCGCGAGAACACCCTGCCCTACACCGGGCTCGGCGTGGTGAACCGGATCATCACGGACCTCGCCGTCATCGACGTGACGGCCGAAGGCCTCGTCCTGGCCGAGACGGCGCCCGGGGTCACCGAGGACGAGGTCCGCACGGCCACGGACGCGCCGCTGCGGGTCGCGCCGGCCCGGCCACCGGGCAGCGTGTCACGCGTCTGAGGTCCGTCGGCGGGCGCCACGAACACGCGGCCGGCGGGACTTCCCGGATTTTTCCCACCGGCACGTGTCGAGAACGCGCGATCGGCTCCGACTCAAGGGCACCGGCGGCCGAAAAGGGCCGCCCCCACGAGCGGAGCAGCAACGATGACCAAGGTGACCGCCCAGATGTCGGTGTCCCTCGACGGCTTCTACACCGGACCGCGCGACACCCGGAACCCCCAGGACATGAGCGGCTGGATGCGGGGCCCGGAGGCACCCGGGTTCTTCCGGGTCACCCGCTGGGCCGTCGACGCCGCGGCCTGGCGGGAGCGGCAGGGCTTCGCCGGCGGCGAGCGGTCGGTCGACTCGGAGATCGTCGAGGAGACGTTCGCGGCGGCCGGCGCCTACGTCATGGGACGGCGCATGTTCGACGCCGGCGAGTTCCCCTGGGGTGACGAGCCGCCGTTCCACGCCCCGGTGTTCGTCGTCACCCACCGGCCCCGGGAGGTGCTCGAACGCCAGGGCGGCACCTCCTTCACCTTCGTCACCGAAGGACCCGGGCGGGCCGTCGAACTGGCCCGGGACGCCGCCGGCGGCAAGGACGTCGCGGTGGCCGGCGGCGGCGAGCTCCTGCGCCAGGTGCTGACCGCCGGGCTGCTCGACCAGTTCGACCTGCACATCGCCCCGGTGCTGCTGGGCGAGGGCCAGCACCTGTTCGCCGGCCTCGGCCTCGGCGCGGACGACGGCATCGAGCTGGTCCCGGCCCGGGTCGTCGACTCGCCCGGAGTGACCCACCTCCGCTATACCGTCACCGGGCGGGCGAAACTGGTGCTGGACGACCGCGGCGCCAGCGGTGACCTGGTCGGACCGGCCCAGGCGGAGCAGAGGAGCGCGCTGTGAAGTACATGCTGCTGATCTACGGCAACGAGGAAGCCTTCACCTCGATCGGCGCGGAGGCCCTCGCCGAGCTCATCCGCGAGACCGACGCCCTCAACCAGGAGCTGTTCGAGTCCGGGGAGCTGGTCGGCGCCTACGGGATGGCCGACCAGCTCAACTCCAAGATGGTCCGGGTCGCCGGCGGGACGCCGGTGGTGACCGACGGCCCCTACGCCGAGGCCAAGGAGTACCTGGGCAGCTTCACGATCCTCGACTGCGACAGCCTGGACCGGGCCCTGGAGATCGCGGCGCGCAACCCGTCGGCGCGTCACTGGGGTGTCGAGGTCCGGCCGCTGATGCACGAGGCGAACATCGAGCCGTGACCGACTGGCAGGCCGTCCGGCGGCTGGTCCCGGAGGTGCTCGGCGCGCTGGTGCGCCGCTACGGCCGGTTCGACGCCTGCGAGGACGCCGTCCAGGAGGCCCTGGTAGCGGCCACCGCCCAGTGGCCGGCCGAGGGGTGGCCGGAGAGCCCCCGGGCGTGGCTGACGACGGTGGCGACGCGGCGCCTCGCCGACCAGGCGCGCAGCGACGCAGCTCGCCGCCGGCGGGAGGAGGCCGACGCGATCCGCACGCCGCCTCCGCCCGCCGGCGGCGAGCTGCCCGCCGGCGCCGAAGCCGGCGACGACACCCTCACGCTGCTGTTCCTGTGCTGCCACCCGGCGCTGACGCCGTCGTCGCAGATCGCGCTGACCCTGCGGGCCGTCGGCGGCCTGTCGACCGCCGAAATCGCCCGGGCCTTCCTCGTGCCCGAGGCGACCATGGCGCAGCGCATCAGCCGGGCGAAGCAGCGCATCAAGGCGGCCGGCGCCGGCTTCGCCCTGCCGCCGCCGGCCGAGCAGGCGCAGCGGCTCGGCGTCGTGCTCCAGGTGGTCTACCTCGTCTTCAACGAGGGCTACACGGCGACGTCGGGGGCACGGCTGGTGCGGGCCGAGCTGACGGCCGAGGCCATCCGGCTGGCCCGCGAGCTGCACCGGCTGGTCCCCGGGGACGGCGAGGTGGCCGGGCTCCTGGCCCTGCTGCTGCTGACCGACGCCCGCCGCCCGGCCCGCACGGCCGCGGACGGCTCGCTGGTGCCGCTGAGCGAGCAGGACCGGACGCTCTGGACCACCACCGCCATCGACGAGGGTGTCGCGCTGGTGACCGACACCCTGGCGCGTGGCCCGATCGGCCCGTACCAGCTCCAGGCGGCCATCGCCGCCGTCCACGACGAGGCACCCACCGCCGGCGTCACCGACTGGCCGCAGATCCTGGCCCTCTACACGGTTCTGGAGCGCGTGGCACCGAACCCGACGGTGACGCTCAACCGGGCGGTGGCGGTGGCCGAGGTGCACGGCCCCGCGGCCGGGCTGGCCCTGCTCGACGCCGTCTCGGCCGACGACCGCATCGCCGCGTCCCACCACCTCGTGTCCGTGCGGGCCCACCTGCTGGAGCTGGCCGGCGACCACGACGCGGCCCGCGCCGGCTACCACGAGGCGGCCCGGCGCACCACCAGCGAACCCGAGCGGCGCCACCTCCTGACCCGCGCCGCGCGCCTGGGGTGACCGGCCGCGACGCGCACTGGGTCCGGCGCCGAACCGGCCGCGGCGCCCCCGTCCCCTCCCCCGGACACCACGCTCCGGCCGGACGGCGGCGAGTGGCGTGCCGTCGCCGCGGCGCACGACCTGCCCGAGGGGGCGGTGCTGCCGTTCGACTTCGGGGCCGTGGCGGGGTTCGTCCGGCGGTCCGGCGGGCAGGTGCTGGCGGTGTCGGCGACGTGCACGCACCTGGGCTGCCGGCTGAACCTGGATGCGCCCGCGCGGCAGCTGGACTGCCCGTGCCACCGCACGTCGTTCGCCGTCGACGGCGCGGTGCTGCGCCACCAGCTGCCGGCGACGCCCGCGCCACTGCCCCGCCTGGTCGTCCGGGAGGCCGGCGGTGTGGTCGAGGTGCTGGTGCCGCCGGCCGGGGCGTGACTCCGGCGCGTATCTCCGGACCTGAGCAGATTCGCCGATGTGAAACAGGTTCCGCTGGTGGCCGCGGCCTCCCTGGCGATTTCGGTGTGCGCCCTGCCGTGGCCGGCGCCCTCCGCCGGGCTTACCGGGGCTGCTCCGGCGGCGGCGTGGCCAGGCTCTGGAAGCACGGGCGCAGCAGGTCGACGATCTGCTCCGGTGACGCGTCCGCGAGGTGTGTGAGGCGCAGCAGGTACCGCTCGGCGATCACGCCGTGGACGATCGCGCTGAGCAGGCTCGCGCGCAGGTCGGCGTCGGACGTCGGGATCGCCTCGGTGAGCTGGTTGAGCTGCGGCTCGCCGGCGGCCCGGTAGCGATCGGCGGCGTCGGCGTTCGTGAGCATCGAGCGCAGCACCGCCAGGGACGCGGTCGGTTCGTCGCTCAGGCGCCGGCCCAGTGAGGTGAGCAGCGCTTCGGCCACCTCGTCCGCCGTGCCGCCGGGCAGCTCGTCCGCGGGGATCTCGGAGGCGCGGGCGAAAAGCAGGTCCTTGCTGCCGAAGTAGTGCATGACCAGACCGCCGTCGACCCCGGCGGCCGCCGCGACGGCCCGGATCGTGGTCCGGTCGTAGCCGAGCTCGGCGAAGATCCGGCGGGCCGCGGCGAGGATCCGCTCCTCGCTCTGACGGCGCTGCTGCGCCCTGCTCGGCCGGGCGCTCGGTTCGGTCACGCGGTCATTCTACGGCTGTTGACCCAGCGGGCGAGTTCGTTCTACATTCGTTCAATCAACAAGCGTTCAACGAACTGGGAGCAGCCATGACCGCCACGTCACGCGAAGTCGTCGAGCAGGTCCTGCGCGCGGGCCTCGAGATGGACACGGACACGTTCGCCGGCCTGATGGCCCCGGACGGCTACGTCGAGTGGCCGTACCGCCCGGCCGGCGTCCCGGGGCGCCTCGAGGGCCGCGAGCGGATCCGCGAGTTCCTGACGGCCCAGGCCAGCGGTCTCGTCAGGTTCGAGGAGTACCGGAACACGGTGATCCACGAGACCAAGGACCCGGAGGTGGTGATCGTCGAGTACGACGTCCACGGCACCGTGGTCCCCACCGGCGCGCCCTTCCACCAGACGATCATCGCCGTGCTCCGGATCAGGGACGGCCTGGTCGTCTCGTACCGCGACTACCTCAACCCGTTGGTACTGGCCGAAACCCTCGCCAGCGTCGCCGGCGCCTAGGCGCCGGCGATGGACCCTCGCGCCCCACCGGTGGCCGGCTCGGCGGTGGCCCGCCGTCCGTCAGCCGACGACCACGCCGCCGGCCACCTTCCCGAGGTCCGTCCAGCCGCCGTGGCCGTCGCCGCCCTCCCAGGAGTAGACCGTCGCCGCGGTGGACGTGGAGTCGGCCAGGACGTAGTCCGCGGTGCCGCCGCCGGTGAAGTCGGCGAACGCGACCCGGTCGGCCGCCGTCGTCAGGCCGGTGGCGACCTGGCCGTAGGGCAGCCAGCCACCGCGGCCGTCGCCGCCGCGGTTCAGGTACGCCGACACCGCGCCGGAGGCGGCGAGCGCCGCGTAGTCGGCCGCCCCGTCGCCGTCGAAGTCGGCGAACCGGACCTGGGCGGGGTCGGTCGTCGTCCCGGTCGCCACCTGACCGAGACCGAGCCAGCCACCGCGGCCGTCACCACCCCGGTTCAGGTACGCCGACACCGCGCCGTTGCCCGCGATCGTCAGGTAATCCGTCCGGCCGTCGCCGTCGACGTCCGCGAACCGGACCCGCGCGGGGTCGGTCGTCGTCCCGGTCGCCACCTGACCGAGACCGAGCCAGCCACCGTGCCCGTCGCCACCGCGGTTCAGGTACCCCGACACCGCGCCGCTCGCCGCGATCGTCAGGTAGTCCGCGCGACCGTCGCCGTCGAAGTCCGCGAGCCGCACCCGCGCGGGATCCGTGGTCGTCCCGGTCGCCACCTGGCCCAGCACCGACCAGCCGCCACGGCCGTCGCCGCCCCGGTTCAGGTACGCCGACACCGCGCCCGTGCTCGCGACCGTCAGGTAGTCCGCCCGGCCGTCACCGTCGAAGTCGGCCCAGCGCACCTTGCCCGCGCCCCCGGCCTCCGAAGCCGCGCCGAGCGCCGGGCGGGACGCGATCCAGCCGTCGGTGTACGCCTGGTCCAGCGGCCCGTAGAGGCTCTGCGCCATCCGCTGGTAGCCGGCGTCGTCCGGGTGCAGGTCGTCGGCCATCTCCGCCGACGTCAACGCCGGCGGGTCGACGTAGCGAAACCGGTGCCCCGCCTGCTGTTCGCTCCCCTGCATCGCCTTCACGCCGCTGTTGAACGACGCCGTCGCGCTCTCCAACCCCGGGGTGGTCGGGATCAGCCCGAGGAACAGCAGCGCGACACCGGGCCGGTCCGCGAAGATCCGGTCGACGAGCGTCCGCAACCGCTGGGGCGCCCGGGCGACGTCGATGCCACGGGCCAGGTCGTTGATCCCGACGTGCAGCAGCACCACGTCCGGCCGGTCGACCGCGACCCAGCCGTCGATCCCCGCCGTCAGCTGGTCGATCGTGTACCCGCTGTGGCCTTCGTTGGCCGGCCCGGGCAGGCTTCCCGACGCCTGCGTCCCGACGAACCGCGCCGAATACCGCGACTGCGCGGCCAGCAACCGGGACAGCGGCGCCCGGTAGGACGACGTGGTCGCACTGCCCACCCCCCAGGTGATCGAGTCCCCGAGCGGCATCACCCGCACAGCGGGCCCGAGCGCGGCGGCGGAGGCAGCGGGCGCAAGAAGGACACCGAAAGCGAGCACGACGAAGACGGCGAGGAAACGGCGGAACACGGGAACCTCCCGAATCGACAAGGCTTTCCCGAGGCTCGACACCGCCGCGAGAAGTCCCGAAGCACGCTGAGTGCGTTTCAGGCTGAGCAGTTTCGAGCATGGTGTCAACAGCCGCGTCCGAACTTGTCTGGACAACTTCCGGCCGCCGTCGCCGGCACTGGTCTTTGCGGGGCAACCACCGGGACTTGCGCCGGAAACCGTGCGAAGATCGAGTATCCGGCCCACGAAGAAAGGGCGCGAAAATGCGAAATTCCGCCGAGCCGTCCGGTCGTCGACGGGGGTCCGGGCCGCGCCCCGGGAAACTCGGGAAGATCCTCGTCACCGCGGCGATCGTCGTCGCCGCGCTCGGCGGTCTCGCCGTGCCGGCCACCGCGGCGAACGCCAAGAAGGGCGTCAGCGCGGCCTCTTTCTCCGGCGTGACGTCGGCGCTGAGCGACGTCGGCGCGAAGTGGTTCTACACCTGGGCTTCGGACAAGCAGGGCATCACCGCGCCGGCCGGGACGGAGTTCGTCCCGATGATCTGGGGCAGTGGTTCCGTCACCCCCGCCCAGCTCGCGCAGGCGAAGGCCAACGGCACCACCCTGCTCGCGTTCAACGAGCCGGACCTGGCCGGGCAGGCGAGCATGTCCGTCGACACCGCGCTGAACCTGTGGCCGCAGCTGCAGAACACCGGGATGCGGCTGAGCGCCCCGGCCGTCGCCTACGGCGGTGACGTCGCCGGCGGCTGGCTGGACCGGTTCATGAGCGGCGCGAAAGCACGCGGCTACCGCGTCGACTTCATCCCGCTGCACTGGTACGGCGGCGACTTCTCGACGGCGGCGGCCGGGCAGCTGCAGTCCTACGTCCAAGCCGTCCGCAACCGTTACCACCTCCCGGTCTGGGTCACCGAGTACGCCCTCATCGACTTCTCCGGCACCACCCCGCGTTACCCGTCTCCGGCCCAGCAGGCCGACTTCGTCAGCCGCTCGACGGCGATGCTCAACGGCTTGTCGTTCGTCGAGCGCTACGCCTGGTTCTCGCTGTCGACGTCGACCACCCGGACCGGCCTGTACACCGGAACCACCCCGAACGCGAGCGGCGTCGCCTACCGCGCGGCGTGACCGGACTGTCCTCAGTAGACGCTCACGCCGTAGTCTCCTCGCCAGCGCCGGGGCGCCGGCGGAACCAGGCCGGCGTCTCCCGAGTTCCCCCAAAGGTCCAGATCACTGAGGAAATCGGTCCCGGACAAACCGCGGTCAGCGCGGCGGGCCGACGATCACGTTCCCGAACTTCTCCGCTGCCTCGGCCATCCGCTCCGGGGAGATCTCGAAGCCGTCCGGGCGGGGTTCGGCCCGGTCCCGGCCGGCGTGGCGGAACATGCCCTCGATGCCCGCCGGGGTGTTGATCACCAGCAGGTCGGCCTTCGCGGACGTGATGCGGTAGGCGTGCGGGATGTTCTTGGGCAGGAAGACGATGCCGCCCTCCGCCAGCTCCATCTCCTCCTCCCCCACCCACACCAGCGCGGTGCCCTTGATGAGCATGAAGACTTCGTCTTCCCTGGTGTGCAAGTGGAACGGCGGCGCTTCACCCTTCTCGACGTCGAACCGGCCGACCATCAGCTGACCGTCGGTGGCCGCGCTGTCGAGCAGGATCGACAGCGTGCCGCCGTCGAGCCACTCCAGTTTCTGCTGCTGGTCGGGCTGGGCGAGGTAAGCCATGCTCATCGGTTACTCCGTTCGAAGTGGACGGTCAGAGGGAGCCGAGGACACACAGGCGGCCGGCGACCGCGCGCCGGGCGACGTCGTCGCCGAGCAGCGCCGCCCACCCGGTGGCGTTGTCCTCGTGGTTTCACGTCGCGAACGGGACCAGCTCCGGTCCGGCGTGGTCGTGCAGCCACCGCAGCCTGGCGTAGACATCCTCGATCGGCGTGGGGTCGCGATGTTCGGGGGCGAGCCGGTAGTCGACGGCCGGCATCGGCACCCCGCTCGCGGACACGTACCGGGCGATCTGCGCGTCGAGAGCGCGACGCTGCCCAGGTTCATCCCGCCGCCGTGCAGGTACAGCGCGACGCGGCGGGTCGCGACGTCGCCCGCGGCGGGACGGGGTGCGGCGGCCACGGCTTCGGCCATCGGCGCCAGGATCGCGGCGACCCGAGGGTCGACGGTGAACGTCACAGAGGTCCTTCTTCCCGTCACTCGTGCGCCTTAAACGGACGATATCGTCCGACTAAAGGCCTGTCAACGACGCCTACGGGCCGGCGAGCTGCGATGATCGGTGCCGTGACCGATGAACAGGACAGGGTCGTCCGGCGACGAGGGCCACGCCGGGACGCGGCCGACAACCGCGACCGGGTCCTGGTGGCCGCCGCCGCCGCGGTCCGCCGGGACGGGATCGCGGTCCCGATGGCCACCATCGCGGCGGACGCCGGGGTCGGCGTCGGGACCGTGTACCGCCACTACCCCTCGCGGGACGCGCTGCTCGGCGCGTTGACCCACCGGTCGTTCCGGCTGGTGCTCGAGACCGCCCGCCGGGCCGCGGCCCTCGACGGCCCGGCGATCGACGGGATCCGGTTCTTCCTCGAGCAGACCATCGAGCACGGATCGGACCTGGTCCTGCCGATGCACGGCGGGCCCGCGCCGAGCGACGCGGCCACCGTCGCACTCCGGGACGAGGCCCACCGGACCCTGGGCTCGATCCTCGAGCGAGGACAAGACGACGGCACGCTCCGGAGCGACGTCACCAGGGCCGACATCGTCAGCTTCGGCGCGCTGCTGGCGCAGGGCCTCCCCCACGTCCCGGACTGGCAGCCCGCTGCCCGCCGTCAGACCGACATCTACCTGGACGGTCTGCTGAAACGCGGCAGGTGAACAACTCCGGCATGACGCGGAGTCCGACCTTCACCGGCTTTTGGGCTGTCCCGCCGCACGGCGCGCGCCTCGGTCGAAGCACAAGGTGTGCGACGACCGAGCGGACGGCAAAGCGGAACAGCCCGGAACGAGCACGGGGCCCTGCGCTGCCTCATGTTCACCGCCCGCAGCTTCCGACGGAGCCGGCGGGTGTCGCGTCACTTGCTTCCCGTCCCCGCGGCCGAACCGATGCCGGCCCGGCCGAACAGCTGCTGGGCGACGCTCTTGCACACTTCGGCGCCGTACCGGCGCCCGTCACCCCGGTCCGGGTAGCGCACCATGACGGCGAGCACCCAGTGGTCCCACATCGCCAGGCAGTTCACCGCCCACCGGTTCCCGTGCCGGGTCCAGCCGTTCTCGACCGCCGGGCGCAGCCCCGCGAGGGCCGGTGCCTCCGCGATGCCGAACGTGGTCGCGGGATCGGCCGACCGCATGAGGTCGAGGATCCCGGCCCGCCACTGCGGGCTCACGCCCGGGCCGCGGGCCACGCACCGGCCGAGCAGGGTCGCGTCGGTCGCCGGCATCGTGGTCTTGGACCACCGGCCCGGGTGGATCGTCGTGTCGCGCAACCCACAGGTCCGGATCATCCGGGCGATCGAGGCGTCCCCGCCGAGCCGGAGGTACAGCGTCTGCGCGGCACGATCGTCGCCGAGCCGGAGCATCCGGCTCACCCGTGCCTCGTCGTCGGCCGGGATCCGCGACTCCCGCGAGGCGAGGTAATCCACCGCGAGCCAGATCTTGATCACGGACCCGGCCGTGGTGCGCAAGGTTCCGGCACCGACCACGGCACCGGTGTCCGACTCGCGCAGCGCCCAGGACCATTCACCCCGGACATCGACCCTCACCTCGGCCTCCCGGGGAATCGGCGTGACCGCACGCGTCCCCGGGAACGGCGGAGGGATGTCCGGCGCCGCCGGTGTGCTCGCCGCGGCGGGCACGTCCGGGGGCCGGACGCAGACCGCCGCGGCGAGCACGCCGACGATGACTCCCACCACGACGACGAGCACGGAAACACGCATCGGGACTCCCTCGGCCGGGCCGTTCACCGGTGCCGCGGACGCGCGGAACCCCCGCGTGGACAACGGCTTTCCGGAAACCGCCGAGCCCATCGGGAGGGCGGATCAGATTCCGGCGGTGCGGTGGAACCTCATCGAGTGAGCTGAACGGAGTCCAGCACTTCCCGCGCGGCCTGCCCGTTGGCGTGCGTGCTGTCGATTTCGAGGGTGTAGGCCCCGAGCCGCCGGTGCTGGTGCAGGGGCAGCGGGTCCTGCGGAAAGCCGCTGTCCGCGGCTCTGCTGGTCAAGGACACGGTCAGGGAGAAACACCGGCTGTCGAGCGGGGCCTTCCCCAGCGCCGAATCGGGGCAGAGCACCAGGGTGTTGGTCTCGGGCTCGGCGGTGAACGAGTCGGCCTTCTGCCCGCCGGGGACCCGCAGCGACTTGAGCGGCGACGCGATCACCGGCGGCTTGGTGCCGATCTTCGCCAGCAGGGTGAGCATTTCCGCGGCCGTCACCGGCTTCGTGGTCCGCACCCAGACCCAGCGATCCGGTCCGTCCTGCCACATGACCGACTGCGGGTGCGGGAGCTGGCCGGCGGCCGAGGGTTTCGCGGCCGCC is a window from the Amycolatopsis sp. NBC_00355 genome containing:
- a CDS encoding TetR/AcrR family transcriptional regulator, whose amino-acid sequence is MTDEQDRVVRRRGPRRDAADNRDRVLVAAAAAVRRDGIAVPMATIAADAGVGVGTVYRHYPSRDALLGALTHRSFRLVLETARRAAALDGPAIDGIRFFLEQTIEHGSDLVLPMHGGPAPSDAATVALRDEAHRTLGSILERGQDDGTLRSDVTRADIVSFGALLAQGLPHVPDWQPAARRQTDIYLDGLLKRGR
- a CDS encoding FG-GAP-like repeat-containing protein; protein product: MFRRFLAVFVVLAFGVLLAPAASAAALGPAVRVMPLGDSITWGVGSATTSSYRAPLSRLLAAQSRYSARFVGTQASGSLPGPANEGHSGYTIDQLTAGIDGWVAVDRPDVVLLHVGINDLARGIDVARAPQRLRTLVDRIFADRPGVALLFLGLIPTTPGLESATASFNSGVKAMQGSEQQAGHRFRYVDPPALTSAEMADDLHPDDAGYQRMAQSLYGPLDQAYTDGWIASRPALGAASEAGGAGKVRWADFDGDGRADYLTVASTGAVSAYLNRGGDGRGGWSVLGQVATGTTTDPARVRLADFDGDGRADYLTIAASGAVSGYLNRGGDGHGGWLGLGQVATGTTTDPARVRFADVDGDGRTDYLTIAGNGAVSAYLNRGGDGRGGWLGLGQVATGTTTDPAQVRFADFDGDGAADYAALAASGAVSAYLNRGGDGRGGWLPYGQVATGLTTAADRVAFADFTGGGTADYVLADSTSTAATVYSWEGGDGHGGWTDLGKVAGGVVVG
- a CDS encoding serine hydrolase yields the protein MRVSVLVVVVGVIVGVLAAAVCVRPPDVPAAASTPAAPDIPPPFPGTRAVTPIPREAEVRVDVRGEWSWALRESDTGAVVGAGTLRTTAGSVIKIWLAVDYLASRESRIPADDEARVSRMLRLGDDRAAQTLYLRLGGDASIARMIRTCGLRDTTIHPGRWSKTTMPATDATLLGRCVARGPGVSPQWRAGILDLMRSADPATTFGIAEAPALAGLRPAVENGWTRHGNRWAVNCLAMWDHWVLAVMVRYPDRGDGRRYGAEVCKSVAQQLFGRAGIGSAAGTGSK
- a CDS encoding alpha/beta hydrolase fold domain-containing protein, whose product is MSASGVPMPAVDYRLAPEHRDPTPIEDVYARLRWLHDHAGPELVPFAT
- a CDS encoding cupin domain-containing protein; amino-acid sequence: MSMAYLAQPDQQQKLEWLDGGTLSILLDSAATDGQLMVGRFDVEKGEAPPFHLHTREDEVFMLIKGTALVWVGEEEMELAEGGIVFLPKNIPHAYRITSAKADLLVINTPAGIEGMFRHAGRDRAEPRPDGFEISPERMAEAAEKFGNVIVGPPR
- a CDS encoding RNA polymerase sigma factor, producing the protein MTDWQAVRRLVPEVLGALVRRYGRFDACEDAVQEALVAATAQWPAEGWPESPRAWLTTVATRRLADQARSDAARRRREEADAIRTPPPPAGGELPAGAEAGDDTLTLLFLCCHPALTPSSQIALTLRAVGGLSTAEIARAFLVPEATMAQRISRAKQRIKAAGAGFALPPPAEQAQRLGVVLQVVYLVFNEGYTATSGARLVRAELTAEAIRLARELHRLVPGDGEVAGLLALLLLTDARRPARTAADGSLVPLSEQDRTLWTTTAIDEGVALVTDTLARGPIGPYQLQAAIAAVHDEAPTAGVTDWPQILALYTVLERVAPNPTVTLNRAVAVAEVHGPAAGLALLDAVSADDRIAASHHLVSVRAHLLELAGDHDAARAGYHEAARRTTSEPERRHLLTRAARLG
- a CDS encoding dihydrofolate reductase family protein encodes the protein MTKVTAQMSVSLDGFYTGPRDTRNPQDMSGWMRGPEAPGFFRVTRWAVDAAAWRERQGFAGGERSVDSEIVEETFAAAGAYVMGRRMFDAGEFPWGDEPPFHAPVFVVTHRPREVLERQGGTSFTFVTEGPGRAVELARDAAGGKDVAVAGGGELLRQVLTAGLLDQFDLHIAPVLLGEGQHLFAGLGLGADDGIELVPARVVDSPGVTHLRYTVTGRAKLVLDDRGASGDLVGPAQAEQRSAL
- a CDS encoding nuclear transport factor 2 family protein, translated to MTATSREVVEQVLRAGLEMDTDTFAGLMAPDGYVEWPYRPAGVPGRLEGRERIREFLTAQASGLVRFEEYRNTVIHETKDPEVVIVEYDVHGTVVPTGAPFHQTIIAVLRIRDGLVVSYRDYLNPLVLAETLASVAGA
- a CDS encoding glycoside hydrolase family protein — translated: MRNSAEPSGRRRGSGPRPGKLGKILVTAAIVVAALGGLAVPATAANAKKGVSAASFSGVTSALSDVGAKWFYTWASDKQGITAPAGTEFVPMIWGSGSVTPAQLAQAKANGTTLLAFNEPDLAGQASMSVDTALNLWPQLQNTGMRLSAPAVAYGGDVAGGWLDRFMSGAKARGYRVDFIPLHWYGGDFSTAAAGQLQSYVQAVRNRYHLPVWVTEYALIDFSGTTPRYPSPAQQADFVSRSTAMLNGLSFVERYAWFSLSTSTTRTGLYTGTTPNASGVAYRAA
- a CDS encoding YciI family protein, producing the protein MLLIYGNEEAFTSIGAEALAELIRETDALNQELFESGELVGAYGMADQLNSKMVRVAGGTPVVTDGPYAEAKEYLGSFTILDCDSLDRALEIAARNPSARHWGVEVRPLMHEANIEP
- a CDS encoding TetR/AcrR family transcriptional regulator, with amino-acid sequence MTEPSARPSRAQQRRQSEERILAAARRIFAELGYDRTTIRAVAAAAGVDGGLVMHYFGSKDLLFARASEIPADELPGGTADEVAEALLTSLGRRLSDEPTASLAVLRSMLTNADAADRYRAAGEPQLNQLTEAIPTSDADLRASLLSAIVHGVIAERYLLRLTHLADASPEQIVDLLRPCFQSLATPPPEQPR